From a single Pelodiscus sinensis isolate JC-2024 chromosome 4, ASM4963464v1, whole genome shotgun sequence genomic region:
- the LOC142829131 gene encoding MAX gene-associated protein-like, with amino-acid sequence MPKIVSVTSLAAEGGVNLSLNRTKNSHVTPGAGAQTSEQSLKAGPHENRQNEDILSEEKNKAFPGDSCGDGRSATGPTEIFLENKDNSFPQIQNVPTVKDSSESFAKKLCIGEFVGNQGRRKEIDQGGERLKPKDFPFRKLQVKDLKESRIEMELRKVASAMEEAELDPSELLGSIEESDDTDETLTSLLNEIAFLNQQLNDDTSGMSELPNTLSSDFSPEDSETRRGAASDLAAADGSSFPYGHLGSSFKALSEVRESSDSISPLLLHLEDDDLTDGEKNSAEPSSQADILKIVIGSDMKDPLAKLSVTDGGHGKTLDPLAETSVSPPILQMKTNLEAGNTDTLWRPMPKLAPLGLKIANLPLDSEGQSTKVMPVLAPVVAKLAPIGLKSKLPATDQEEQDSKIMSTLTSVVAPLPWSQGDRGESESVQCSDKNQLLDWPTHGWLFAPAIGGPARRRWLCCHGYALLSPLSSGKSSSKVKRGLGEGVELFPALTSGKQSDAGVRRR; translated from the coding sequence ATGCCAAAAATTGTCAGTGTGACATCACTGGCTGCTGAAGGGGGAGTTAATTTAAGCCTGAATAGAACCAAGAATTCTCAtgtaaccccaggtgctggtgCCCAGACATCTGAGCAGTCCCTGAAAGCAGGACCTCATGAAAACAGGCAGAATGAGGACAtcctttcagaagaaaaaaacaagGCATTTCCTGGAGACAGCTGTGGAGATGGGAGAAGTGCCACAGGGCCCACGGAAATTTTCCTTGAAAATAAAGACAACAGCTTTCCACAGATTCAGAATGTACCTACAGTAAAAGACTCTTCAGAGTCCTTTGCTAAAAAGCTTTGTATTGGAGAGTTTGTTGGAaaccaggggaggaggaaagagattGATCAGGGAGGGGAAAGGTTGAAGCCAAAGGATTTTCCATTCCGCAAGCTGCAAGTTAAAGATCTCAAAGAGTCCAGGATAGAAATGGAACTGAGGAAAGTAGCCTCTGCAATGGAGGAAGCAGAACTAGACCCAAGTGAGTTACTGGGCAGCATTGAAGAGAGTGATGACACTGATGAAACCCTCACTTCACTTCTCAACGAAATTGCCTTTCTCAATCAGCAGCTGAATGATGACACTTCTGGCATGTCAGAGCTGCCCAATACCCTGAGTTCAGACTTTTCCCCAGAAGACTCTGAAACTCGCAGGGGAGCTGCCAGTGACCTGGCTGCTGCAGATGGATCCTCCTTCCCGTACGGTCACTTGGGTAGCAGTTTCAAGGCCCTTTCTGAAGTTCGCGAGAGTAGTGACTCCATAAGCCCCCTCCTGCTTCACCTAGAAGATGATGACCTTACGGATGGTGAGAAGAACTCTGCAGAACCTTCATCTCAAGCAGATATTTTGAAGATAGTGATAGGCTCTGACATGAAGGACCCACTTGCCAAACTCTCAGTAACTGATGGTGGTCACGGTAAAACTTTAGATCCCTTGGCAGAGACCAGTGTGTCTCCTCCAATCCTGCAAATGAAAACCAATCTAGAAGCTGGTAATACTGACACATTGTGGAGGCCTATGCCCAAACTGGCCCCACTTGggttaaaaattgcaaatcttccATTAGACTCAGAAGGGCAGAGTACCAAGGTGATGCCAGTGTTGGCGCCTGTAGTTGCAAAACTGGCACCCATTGGTTTAAAAAGTAAATTACCTGCAACTGACCAGGAAGAACAGGACAGTAAAATAATGTCCACATTAACCTCTGTGGTTGCTCCACTACCCTGGAGTCAGGGagacagaggtgaaagtgagTCAGTTCAGTGCTCTGATAAGAACCAGCTGCTGGACTGGCCCACACATGGCTGGCTTTTTGCTCCCGCCATTGGAGGACCTGCCAGAAGGCGCTGGCTGTGCTGCCATGGATACGCTTTGCTTTCCCCTTTGTCCAGtggcaaaagcagcagcaaagttaaaagaggcttgggggaaggagtggaactGTTCCCTGCACTtaccagtgggaagcagagtgatgcAGGTGTGAGGAGGAGGTAG